Proteins found in one Neofelis nebulosa isolate mNeoNeb1 chromosome 3, mNeoNeb1.pri, whole genome shotgun sequence genomic segment:
- the ADAMDEC1 gene encoding ADAM DEC1, producing the protein MPLVLLSILWLITPTQAMAIKQTPELELYEVVRPKKLHILHKREIQNNQTENGKEDRYEPELQYQITLNGEEVVLHLQKSKHLLGPDYTETYYSPGGEKITTSPQNLEHCYYKGHILNEKDSVASISTCDGLRGYFVYHDQRYMIKPLKSTDQEEHAVITYNQEELDLANHTCGVRSVGRKQGHIRTSRSLNSPEQEDFLQAEKYIDLFLVLDNAFYNIYKGNLTLIRSFLFDVMNLLNVIYKTIDVQVALVGMEIWSDADKIKVVPNTGATFNNFLNWHRSNLEKMKIHDHAQLLSGIDFTNRRVGMAATNSLCSPSSVAVIEAKKKNSVSLVGVMSHELGHVLGMPDVPYYTKCPSGSCVMNQYLSSKFPKDFSTSCRAHFEKYILSQKPKCLLQAPIPKNIITKPVCGNQLLEVGEDCDCGPPKKCSNPCCEAMTCKLKSEADCRGATLNHIIQ; encoded by the exons ATGCCTTTGGTCCTACTTTCTATCCTCTGGCTCATCACTCCAACTCAAG caATGGCCATAAAGCAAACACCTGAATTAGAGCTCTATGAAGTAGTTCGCCCTAAAAAACTACACATTTTACACAAAAGGGAGATACAAAACAACCAGACAGAGAATGGCAAAGAG gacAGATATGAACCTGAACTTCAGTATCAGATTACATTAAATGGAGAAGAAGTTGTTCTTCACCTACAAAAGAGCAA ACATCTCTTGGGGCCAGACTACACCGAAACGTATTACTCACCCGGAGGGGAGAAAATCACTACAAGCCCTCAGAACCTG GAGCATTGCTACTATAAAGGACACATCCTCAATGAAAAGGATTCTGTTGCCAGCATTAGTACTTGTGATGGGTTGAG AGGATACTTCGTGTATCATGACCAAAGATACATGATAAAGCCTCTGAAAAGTACAGACCAAGAAGAACATGCTGTCATCACATATAACCAGGAAGAGCTTGACCTGGCTAATCACACCTGTGGTGTAAGAAGTGTTGGCAGGAAACAAGGCCATATTCGAACCTCTAGGTCACTCAATAGCCCGGAG CAAGAAGACTTTCTTCAGGCTGAGAAATACATTGATCTCTTTTTGGTGCTGGATAATGCCTTT TACAACATATATAAGGGGAATCTAACTTTGATAAGAAGCTTTTTGTTCGATGTGATGAACCTACTCAATGTG ATCTATAAAACAATAGATGTTCAAGTGGCTTTGGTGGGTATGGAAATCTGGTCTGACGCTGATAAGATAAAGGTGGTACCCAACACAGGTGCCACCTTTAACAACTTTCTGAATTGGCATCGTTCCAACCTGGAGAAAATGAAGATACACGATCATGCACAGCTACTCAG TGGAATTGACTTCACCAACCGACGTGTAGGAATGGCAGCCACGAATTCCTTGTGCTCCCCATCTTCAGTTGCTGTTATTGAG gctaagaaaaagaatagtgtGTCTCTTGTAGGAGTGATGTCGCATGAATTAGGTCATGTCCTTGGTATGCCTGATGTTCCATATTACACCAAATGTCCCTCAGGGAGTTGTGTGATGAATCAATATCTGAG CTCAAAATTCCCAAAAGATTTCAGTACATCCTGCCGTGCACattttgagaaatacattttatctcAAAAACCAAAGTGCCTGCTACAAGCACCAATtcctaaaaatataataacaaagcCAGTGTGTGGGAACCAACTTCTGGAAGTAGGAGAAGATTGTGATTGTGGCCCTCCTAAG AAATGCTCCAATCCTTgctgtgaggccatgacctgtaAATTAAAATCTGAAGCTGACTGTAGAGGAGCCACTCTGAACCATATCAT acAGTGA